The following proteins are encoded in a genomic region of Dyadobacter sp. UC 10:
- a CDS encoding 5-(carboxyamino)imidazole ribonucleotide synthase, translating to MLSSRIGILGGGQLGLMLLQAAVDWNLDIHVLDPDSEAPCKQIAPHFRQGSLQDFDTVYDFGKDLDVITIEIEKVNVEALEKLEKEGKKIYPQPAVIRQIQDKRIQKKFYLDNHLPTADFILTENREDTSRHGSFLPAFHKLGKDGYDGRGVQRLASEEDFPKAFDQPGLLEKAVDFEKELAVIVSRNSAGETATFPTVEMVFHPEHNLVEYLFAPAEISAEINTEAQEIAVRTAEAFQIVGLLAVELFLTREGQVLINEVAPRPHNSGHHTIRANVTSQYEQHWRAILGLPLGSTTAFGPSAMVNLLGEDGYEGPAIYEGIEKLLAKDAVFPFLYWKKQTKPFRKMGHITIMDSDLPALKEKVEFVKNNIRVISTDFKQ from the coding sequence ATGCTTTCATCCCGAATTGGAATTCTTGGAGGCGGCCAGTTGGGTTTAATGCTTTTGCAAGCTGCGGTTGACTGGAACCTTGATATCCATGTACTGGATCCTGACTCTGAGGCTCCATGCAAACAAATCGCCCCGCACTTCCGCCAGGGTTCCCTGCAAGATTTTGACACGGTTTATGATTTCGGCAAAGACCTCGATGTAATTACGATCGAAATCGAAAAAGTAAATGTGGAAGCCCTTGAAAAGCTTGAAAAAGAAGGCAAAAAAATCTACCCGCAACCAGCTGTAATCCGACAGATCCAGGATAAGCGGATCCAGAAAAAGTTTTATCTTGACAATCACCTTCCCACTGCGGATTTTATATTAACCGAAAACCGGGAAGACACTTCCAGGCACGGTTCGTTTTTACCAGCATTTCATAAACTTGGCAAAGACGGTTACGATGGCCGCGGCGTTCAGCGCCTGGCTTCGGAGGAAGATTTCCCAAAAGCATTCGACCAGCCGGGCCTGCTGGAAAAAGCAGTCGATTTTGAAAAGGAACTTGCCGTAATTGTTTCGCGCAACAGTGCCGGCGAAACTGCAACATTCCCCACCGTCGAAATGGTATTTCACCCTGAACACAATCTGGTGGAATACCTGTTTGCTCCGGCGGAAATCAGCGCAGAAATCAATACAGAAGCCCAGGAAATCGCAGTCAGGACGGCAGAAGCTTTTCAGATAGTAGGTCTGCTGGCGGTTGAGCTTTTTCTGACAAGAGAAGGCCAAGTACTCATTAATGAAGTTGCGCCCCGCCCGCATAACAGCGGCCACCATACCATCCGGGCCAATGTGACATCGCAATACGAGCAACACTGGCGGGCTATTCTGGGATTGCCACTTGGTAGTACCACTGCGTTCGGTCCTTCGGCAATGGTTAATCTGCTAGGCGAGGACGGGTATGAAGGACCGGCAATTTATGAGGGAATTGAGAAGCTTTTGGCAAAGGATGCGGTCTTTCCTTTTTTATATTGGAAAAAACAAACCAAACCTTTCCGAAAAATGGGCCATATTACCATTATGGATAGCGACCTCCCCGCTTTGAAAGAGAAAGTAGAGTTTGTGAAAAATAATATCCGGGTAATCAGTACAGATTTTAAGCAGTGA
- a CDS encoding BatA domain-containing protein, giving the protein MSFLFPSFLWGLLAIAVPIAIHIFNFRRTKRIFFTNVAFLKAVDTKTRSVRQIKHWLVLATRILAIICLALAFAQPFLPAKNNQAVSRQGITSLYLDNSFSMESELNNKRYLDIATQRLSDLLGIFKNSASLQLVTNDFSAQEQGLYPAEKLRDRLTTISLSNTPRTFEQIYLRQQNLISRHQQQGSNQLFWFSDFQKSTAGDLSAIKADTINQLYLVPVQAAAEKNIFVDSTWLNTPFIRELQNNILFVKVSNSGSEDAKNVVLKLSLDNTQASTASVNVPANGSATAKFNFNLKGKGYKKGHITFDDFPVTFDNDYFFVLNSSPLIRVLHIHGQKSSGNYIENVYDNDSLFTLQSYNAQNVDPGLIKNADLVVLEGVSQLSGTLPQELQDFVRKGGSLAMLPSVNPQAESYAAFLNNLGVRGLNVAGNTTPSLVDLAAPDRNNPFFSDVFEESVRQEINLNLPAASPVLSWSSSGQLLLSLRNGQVYLSQVSNGPGKLYLFAAPLNPEYGKVAQHAIFVPVMYKIAAASVRAQRTSFKFDEDPISLSVTGTEANSIYKLRRDKTELIPVQRVTGNQLLLSIPQGDQLGEGLSAGYYELVRNDKTEQLIALNHNNTESRLQYYSPAELRSLFSGQKNIQVFDRIDDDAFATAFQQQNMGTSLWKYFLYAALFFLLLEIALIRLMK; this is encoded by the coding sequence ATGAGTTTTCTGTTTCCTTCCTTTTTGTGGGGTTTGCTGGCCATAGCTGTTCCGATTGCGATTCATATATTCAATTTCCGCCGTACAAAAAGGATATTTTTCACCAATGTCGCCTTCCTTAAAGCAGTTGATACCAAAACGCGCTCAGTGCGGCAGATCAAGCATTGGCTGGTTCTTGCAACGCGTATTTTAGCCATTATCTGTCTTGCACTTGCATTCGCTCAGCCGTTTCTTCCGGCAAAAAACAACCAGGCCGTCAGCCGCCAGGGTATCACCAGCCTTTATCTCGACAATTCGTTCAGTATGGAGAGCGAGCTGAACAATAAACGGTACCTGGATATTGCTACGCAGCGCCTCAGCGATTTGCTGGGTATTTTCAAAAACTCTGCCTCCCTGCAACTGGTTACCAACGATTTCTCGGCGCAGGAGCAGGGACTTTACCCCGCAGAAAAACTGCGCGACCGACTTACGACCATTAGCCTTTCCAATACCCCGAGAACATTCGAACAGATCTACCTGCGGCAGCAAAACCTGATCTCGCGCCACCAGCAGCAGGGAAGTAATCAGCTGTTCTGGTTTTCTGATTTTCAAAAAAGCACGGCCGGTGATTTATCGGCAATTAAAGCTGACACGATCAATCAGCTTTACCTGGTACCCGTGCAGGCTGCGGCTGAAAAGAACATATTCGTCGATTCCACCTGGTTGAATACGCCATTTATCCGTGAGCTTCAAAACAATATCCTCTTTGTAAAAGTCAGTAATTCGGGCTCGGAAGATGCTAAGAATGTGGTACTTAAATTGAGTCTGGACAACACCCAGGCTTCCACTGCTTCCGTGAATGTTCCCGCAAACGGAAGTGCTACCGCCAAATTTAACTTCAATCTGAAAGGGAAGGGTTACAAAAAAGGGCATATCACGTTTGACGATTTTCCGGTGACCTTTGACAACGACTATTTCTTTGTCCTCAACTCCTCTCCCCTTATCCGGGTTTTACATATTCATGGTCAAAAATCATCCGGCAACTACATTGAAAATGTCTATGATAACGATAGCCTATTCACGCTGCAAAGCTACAATGCACAAAATGTTGATCCAGGACTGATTAAAAATGCGGATCTCGTCGTGTTGGAAGGGGTTAGTCAGCTATCGGGCACGCTTCCCCAGGAATTGCAGGATTTTGTCCGCAAAGGCGGGAGCCTGGCCATGCTTCCTTCTGTTAATCCGCAGGCAGAAAGCTATGCCGCTTTCCTAAATAACCTTGGTGTAAGAGGCCTGAACGTAGCCGGCAATACAACTCCAAGTCTGGTCGACCTGGCTGCTCCTGACCGTAACAACCCTTTTTTCAGTGATGTTTTCGAGGAATCAGTTCGTCAGGAGATCAACCTGAACCTGCCTGCTGCGTCACCGGTGCTGAGCTGGTCAAGCTCGGGGCAGCTGCTGCTTTCACTGCGCAACGGTCAGGTTTATCTAAGTCAGGTTTCAAATGGACCTGGAAAATTATATTTGTTTGCAGCGCCGCTCAATCCGGAATATGGCAAGGTAGCGCAGCATGCGATTTTTGTGCCTGTCATGTACAAGATCGCCGCCGCAAGTGTGAGGGCGCAACGCACTTCGTTTAAGTTTGACGAAGACCCGATCAGCCTGTCCGTGACGGGTACCGAAGCCAATTCGATCTACAAATTACGTCGGGATAAAACCGAGCTGATCCCAGTCCAGCGTGTAACCGGCAACCAGCTTTTGCTGAGTATTCCCCAGGGTGATCAACTTGGAGAAGGGCTTTCAGCGGGCTACTATGAACTGGTGCGGAATGACAAAACCGAACAGCTGATCGCACTCAACCACAACAATACCGAATCCAGGCTGCAATACTACTCTCCTGCGGAGCTCAGGTCTTTATTTTCCGGACAAAAGAACATCCAGGTATTCGACCGGATCGATGACGATGCATTTGCTACTGCATTTCAGCAACAAAACATGGGTACCTCCTTATGGAAGTACTTTTTATACGCTGCACTGTTTTTTCTTTTGCTGGAGATCGCATTGATCAGGTTGATGAAATGA
- a CDS encoding YcxB family protein, with protein sequence MAKVSVNKHQPVYQMPTNPAAVRTKKYALPTKKYIALAMRYFFKTQIKWALLPIALILINAILNLTDAYPNFWIYITVFVGVILYVLFWLIQFTGITQLAQYKPMFEKFQYEIDNRQILMKLNQKEGSVMKWEQIMDAYKDKDAYVLVISKGQFLYLPFSIFTSEHDIKVFERIMKQKNFLAA encoded by the coding sequence ATGGCCAAAGTTTCGGTGAACAAGCACCAACCCGTTTATCAAATGCCCACGAACCCGGCGGCGGTTCGTACAAAAAAGTATGCATTACCAACAAAGAAATACATTGCGCTGGCCATGCGTTACTTTTTCAAAACGCAGATCAAATGGGCGCTTCTTCCTATTGCCCTGATCCTGATCAACGCAATACTCAATCTGACAGACGCTTATCCTAATTTCTGGATCTATATTACGGTGTTTGTAGGTGTGATCCTGTATGTCCTTTTCTGGTTGATCCAGTTTACAGGCATTACCCAGCTTGCTCAGTACAAGCCGATGTTTGAAAAATTTCAGTATGAGATCGACAACCGTCAGATCCTCATGAAACTGAACCAGAAGGAAGGAAGTGTAATGAAATGGGAACAGATCATGGATGCTTACAAAGACAAGGATGCCTACGTGCTGGTAATCTCAAAAGGCCAGTTTTTGTATCTGCCTTTCAGCATTTTTACCTCTGAGCACGACATCAAAGTTTTCGAGCGTATTATGAAGCAGAAGAATTTTCTTGCAGCATAA
- the purE gene encoding 5-(carboxyamino)imidazole ribonucleotide mutase — translation MVGIIMGSLSDSKVMQLAADALTELGIAYEMEIVSAHRTPERMLEYAATARSRGLKVIIAGAGGAAHLPGMVASLTSLPVIGVPVLSSNSIDGWDSVLSILQMPAGVPVATVALDGARNAGILAAQIIGASDEATGKRLDAFKESLKDKVSTMNEELKKQLAK, via the coding sequence ATGGTAGGTATTATAATGGGAAGTCTTTCGGATTCGAAGGTAATGCAGCTGGCCGCCGATGCGCTGACAGAGTTGGGTATTGCCTATGAAATGGAGATCGTTTCCGCACACCGGACGCCTGAACGAATGCTGGAATATGCAGCCACCGCCCGTTCCCGCGGATTGAAGGTGATTATCGCAGGGGCTGGAGGCGCGGCACATTTGCCTGGTATGGTAGCCTCGCTCACATCATTGCCGGTAATCGGCGTGCCGGTGTTGTCCAGCAACTCGATCGATGGGTGGGATTCGGTACTTTCCATACTACAGATGCCCGCCGGCGTACCTGTTGCAACAGTGGCCCTGGACGGTGCCAGAAACGCCGGAATACTGGCGGCACAGATCATCGGAGCCAGCGACGAAGCGACCGGAAAACGCCTGGATGCATTCAAGGAAAGCCTTAAAGACAAAGTTTCGACGATGAACGAGGAATTGAAGAAGCAACTTGCAAAGTAA